The following coding sequences are from one Candidatus Bathyarchaeota archaeon window:
- a CDS encoding DNA-directed RNA polymerase subunit B: MTEISREDTHILLKSFFKEKGLVQQHLDSYNGFIDHGLQEVVDEVNEIPIEIPENPYKVKLGQIWVIDPQSRITGPYATEVDGTKHEIYPMEARLRNLAYSAPIALEMTPIIDGREQDTELVYIGNIPVMLKSKLCFLSQLSRDELISAGEDPDDTGGYFVVNGSERVIVAMEDLAPNRVIIDVDDKGTAPVYQAKIFSTTVGFRARIELKLKSDDAIYVSMPGVPTEIPFVVIMRALNLEKDKDIAEAVSLDGEIQTQLGPSFEKAVGVDTPQDAILFIGNRVAHGQVEEYRIQKAETALDKNFLPHLGRTDKDRKDKAIFLGEMASRVIQLKMGRRQTDDKDHFKNKRLRLAGPLLADLFRVAFRNLTRDIKYQLERIGIKGPIITVSAAVRPGIITERFQHALATGNWGRGRVGITQLLDRTNYISTLSHLRRLQSPLSRSQPNFEARDLHPTHWGRLCPNETPEGSNCGLVKNLALSSTISVGVNPDKVKQLLYEMGTVAAYETNESMKRDGAKVFVDGNIIGFCPSPQDMVKLFREKRRFGEISTEVNITYFSKEQTETEEVHVNCDEGRVRRPLIILEAGVPKLLPKHVEKVALGEWSWEDLVKNGLLEYLDASEEENAYIALTDTQPTPEHTHTEIATFSILGICASTIPYPEHNQSPRNSYQAAMSKQALGIYSTNFQNRVDSRSHVLHYPQAPMVETELMEVMGYKQRPTGQNCIVAVLSFEGYNMEDAIIFNKASIERGLARSTFFRIYEAECRQYLGGLKDKFTVPESGTRGYRGEQYYRLLEPDGIISLESTVTGGDVLIGRISPPRFLEEYKEFEVKGPSMRDTSADMRPSENGVVDAIFVTESGEGSKLVKVRVRDQRIPELGDKFASRHGQKGVIGLIVPQENLPFTDEGIVPDLIINPHAIPSRMTIGQFIESLAGKYAAARGKPVDGTPFTNEGPDEIRRNLVKNGFSHTGSEVFYNGATGEKFVADIFVGVVYYQKLHHMVADKIHARARGQVQMLTRQPTEGRARGGGLRFGEMERDCLIGHGAAMLLRDRLLEESDKYTLYICENCGQIAYYDMKQRKYICKICDEKAKVAPVIVSYAFKLLLQELQSLCITPKLKLKEKA, from the coding sequence TTGACTGAAATTTCAAGAGAAGATACCCATATTTTACTAAAGTCCTTTTTCAAGGAAAAGGGTCTAGTGCAGCAGCACTTGGACAGCTACAACGGCTTTATTGACCATGGTCTGCAAGAAGTTGTAGATGAAGTTAACGAGATTCCAATTGAGATTCCAGAGAACCCCTACAAGGTAAAGCTTGGTCAGATTTGGGTTATCGACCCTCAAAGCCGCATTACTGGCCCCTACGCTACCGAGGTTGACGGCACCAAGCATGAGATTTACCCGATGGAAGCGCGTTTGAGAAACTTGGCGTATTCTGCTCCTATTGCTTTGGAGATGACGCCGATTATCGATGGCAGAGAACAAGACACTGAGCTTGTGTACATCGGCAACATTCCTGTAATGCTAAAATCTAAGCTGTGTTTCCTCTCACAGCTCTCACGAGACGAACTCATCTCCGCTGGGGAAGACCCTGACGACACAGGCGGCTACTTCGTCGTAAACGGCTCCGAACGAGTCATCGTAGCCATGGAAGACCTCGCACCCAACAGAGTCATCATAGACGTAGACGACAAAGGCACCGCCCCCGTCTACCAAGCAAAAATCTTCTCAACCACCGTAGGCTTCCGCGCCCGCATAGAACTCAAACTCAAATCCGACGACGCCATCTACGTCTCCATGCCAGGCGTCCCAACAGAAATCCCATTCGTCGTCATCATGCGCGCACTCAACCTTGAAAAAGACAAAGACATAGCCGAAGCAGTTTCCCTAGACGGCGAAATCCAAACCCAACTAGGCCCCTCATTTGAAAAAGCCGTCGGAGTAGACACTCCCCAAGACGCCATCTTGTTTATCGGCAACCGCGTCGCCCACGGCCAAGTTGAAGAGTACCGTATCCAAAAAGCCGAAACCGCTTTGGACAAGAACTTTTTGCCTCACTTGGGACGAACCGACAAAGACCGCAAAGACAAAGCTATATTCCTAGGTGAGATGGCAAGCCGCGTTATTCAACTCAAAATGGGCAGGCGCCAAACTGACGACAAAGACCACTTCAAAAATAAACGTTTGCGTCTTGCAGGTCCTTTGCTCGCGGACTTGTTCCGTGTGGCTTTCCGCAATTTAACCCGCGACATCAAATACCAGCTTGAACGCATCGGCATAAAAGGCCCAATCATCACCGTTTCTGCAGCTGTGCGCCCAGGCATCATCACCGAAAGATTCCAGCACGCCCTTGCAACGGGTAACTGGGGACGCGGCAGAGTCGGCATCACCCAGCTTTTGGACCGCACCAACTACATATCCACCCTAAGCCACCTGCGCAGACTGCAATCGCCCTTGAGCCGCAGCCAGCCAAACTTTGAAGCCCGAGACTTGCACCCGACCCACTGGGGACGCTTATGCCCCAACGAAACCCCCGAAGGCTCCAACTGTGGCCTCGTCAAAAACCTAGCGCTATCCTCAACCATCTCGGTTGGCGTGAACCCCGACAAAGTCAAGCAGTTGCTCTACGAAATGGGCACCGTAGCTGCGTACGAAACAAACGAATCCATGAAACGTGACGGCGCCAAAGTTTTCGTGGACGGAAACATTATCGGTTTTTGTCCTTCACCCCAAGATATGGTGAAACTTTTCAGGGAAAAACGTCGTTTTGGCGAAATCTCCACGGAAGTTAACATAACTTACTTCTCTAAAGAGCAAACTGAAACCGAAGAAGTGCATGTGAACTGTGACGAAGGTCGAGTGCGCAGGCCCCTGATTATTTTGGAGGCTGGTGTGCCTAAGCTTTTGCCCAAGCACGTTGAGAAAGTTGCTTTGGGTGAGTGGAGCTGGGAAGACCTAGTCAAAAACGGTTTGCTTGAATACTTGGATGCTTCAGAAGAAGAAAACGCTTACATAGCCTTAACCGACACCCAACCCACACCTGAGCACACCCACACCGAAATCGCAACGTTCTCCATACTGGGCATCTGCGCATCCACCATACCTTACCCTGAACACAACCAGTCACCACGTAACTCTTATCAGGCTGCCATGTCCAAACAGGCACTGGGCATCTACAGCACCAACTTCCAAAACCGCGTAGACTCCCGCTCTCATGTCCTGCACTACCCGCAGGCACCCATGGTTGAAACTGAACTCATGGAAGTTATGGGTTACAAACAGCGTCCCACAGGGCAAAACTGCATCGTCGCCGTGCTTAGCTTCGAAGGCTACAACATGGAAGACGCCATCATATTCAACAAAGCCAGCATCGAACGCGGCTTAGCACGCTCAACTTTCTTCCGCATCTACGAAGCCGAATGCCGCCAATACCTAGGCGGACTCAAAGACAAATTCACCGTCCCCGAATCTGGCACACGCGGCTACCGCGGCGAACAATACTACCGCCTCCTCGAACCCGACGGCATCATCAGCCTAGAATCAACCGTCACAGGCGGAGACGTCCTCATCGGCAGAATCAGCCCCCCAAGATTCCTTGAAGAATACAAAGAATTCGAAGTAAAAGGCCCCTCCATGCGTGACACATCCGCCGACATGCGCCCCTCAGAAAACGGCGTAGTTGACGCCATCTTTGTCACCGAATCAGGTGAAGGCAGCAAACTAGTCAAAGTCCGCGTCCGCGACCAACGCATACCCGAACTAGGCGACAAGTTTGCTTCACGCCACGGACAAAAAGGAGTCATCGGCTTAATTGTTCCCCAAGAAAACCTGCCCTTCACCGACGAAGGCATCGTCCCCGACCTAATAATCAACCCCCACGCCATCCCCTCCAGAATGACCATCGGACAGTTCATCGAATCTCTCGCAGGCAAATACGCAGCGGCACGCGGTAAACCCGTAGACGGCACCCCCTTCACCAACGAAGGTCCCGACGAGATTAGGCGTAATTTGGTTAAGAACGGTTTTAGCCACACTGGAAGTGAAGTCTTCTATAACGGCGCAACGGGTGAAAAGTTTGTGGCGGATATTTTCGTGGGTGTGGTTTACTATCAGAAGCTGCATCACATGGTTGCTGACAAGATTCATGCTCGTGCGCGTGGTCAGGTGCAGATGCTTACTCGCCAGCCTACTGAAGGTCGTGCTCGCGGTGGTGGTTTGCGTTTTGGAGAAATGGAACGAGACTGCCTAATTGGTCACGGCGCGGCTATGCTGCTTCGAGACAGGCTGCTAGAAGAATCCGACAAGTACACCTTGTACATCTGCGAGAACTGCGGACAAATCGCTTACTACGACATGAAACAACGCAAATACATCTGCAAAATCTGCGACGAAAAAGCCAAAGTCGCCCCCGTCATAGTCTCGTACGCGTTCAAGCTACTGCTACAGGAACTTCAAAGCCTGTGCATTACCCCCAAACTAAAACTCAAGGAGAAAGCCTAA
- a CDS encoding site-specific DNA-methyltransferase: MNPRTSHTIIIGNSQSMPEIPDASVHLMVTSPPYPMIQMWDTPFAQLDPKIAALWQTLNQTPREDVVTQLYDAMHENLAKVWQETHRVLVEGGIACINIGDATRSLNGKFRLFPNHARIIEHCEKIGFTTLPYILWKKPTTKPTYKGKGAFLGSGFLPPNAYVTLDCEFILIFRKGNLRSFPPKDPNRYDSKLTKQQRNQYFTQIWQITGTRQTTTEIQRRTAAYPQQIPERLIQMFSVQGDTVLDPFLGSATTTKAAIQTRRNSIAYEIDQNLHTTITNSLNENPPDKTKLTIINRTVPSKQKA; encoded by the coding sequence ATGAACCCACGAACTAGCCACACCATAATCATCGGCAACAGCCAAAGCATGCCCGAAATCCCAGACGCCTCTGTTCATCTTATGGTAACCTCGCCACCGTACCCGATGATTCAAATGTGGGACACCCCGTTCGCCCAGTTAGACCCCAAAATCGCAGCGCTCTGGCAAACCCTAAACCAAACCCCCCGCGAAGATGTTGTAACGCAGCTCTATGATGCCATGCATGAAAACTTGGCAAAAGTCTGGCAGGAAACCCACCGCGTTCTCGTCGAAGGCGGCATAGCCTGCATAAACATCGGAGACGCCACCCGCAGCCTAAACGGCAAATTCCGCTTATTCCCCAACCACGCCCGCATCATCGAGCACTGCGAAAAAATCGGATTCACCACCCTACCCTACATCCTGTGGAAAAAACCCACCACCAAACCCACCTACAAAGGAAAAGGCGCCTTCCTCGGATCAGGCTTTCTACCCCCCAACGCCTACGTTACCTTGGACTGCGAATTCATACTGATTTTTCGCAAAGGCAACCTGCGCAGCTTTCCCCCCAAAGACCCCAACCGCTACGACAGCAAACTAACTAAACAACAACGCAACCAGTACTTCACCCAAATCTGGCAAATCACAGGCACACGGCAAACCACCACCGAAATACAGCGCCGAACCGCCGCGTACCCCCAACAAATCCCCGAACGCCTAATCCAAATGTTTAGCGTACAAGGTGACACCGTGCTTGACCCCTTTCTTGGTTCAGCCACAACCACCAAAGCAGCCATACAAACCCGCCGCAACAGCATAGCCTACGAAATAGACCAAAACCTGCACACCACCATAACAAATAGCCTCAACGAAAACCCGCCCGATAAAACCAAATTAACGATAATCAACAGAACCGTTCCCTCCAAACAGAAAGCTTGA